One part of the Ornithodoros turicata isolate Travis chromosome 2, ASM3712646v1, whole genome shotgun sequence genome encodes these proteins:
- the LOC135384760 gene encoding uncharacterized protein LOC135384760, protein MRRDAIQYRLQEALNTMVLYLADRGLRVSPSKTVGMAFTGRSFARYPLPVSGTPLQFVPHCKYLGVIIDKRLSWSHHIKAVSAKTSNFANVLRRVSGLSWGPSCGDLRQVHHSLVLGLLRYSLLVLQGLSRTGERELLNIQARSLRVCLGLPKTTETYSVLAEAREPPANILRDRETLPVYTRILTRHPFHYLRLIGSDYPDSAFGGAVDCLRVVVPQPSCTVSFAPPLWALDRPFVCSTIPGLGRKNDTPSVVARQLVLEHLSTLHNQRLAVYTDESVVPDRANLNRANLSPQGNWSIFTDSKAAFEVISSHGSQTINDLHAMTISSYNSVLASGHTVWLQWVPSHIGLPGNTCADVAARRAHSCGSPIANLPLTASACLLQIRRWSASETRHFIADAIPCNTFLQAIDPAMQLYLTQHLTRAEETLLHRLRLNVAYTPSLLHKMGRRGNANCDACGAIADVAQLLLTCPTFSAPRAALARCLQGDASDGHPLSLATLLGPVPRPGQRDVTKALFEYLKATEMMTTL, encoded by the coding sequence atGCGGCGTGACGCCATTCAATATCGCCTACAAGAAGCCCTGAACACCATGGTGTTATACCTGGCCGATAGGGGACTACGTGTCTCCCCGAGCAAGACAGTCGGTATGGCGTTTACCGGGCGGTCATTCGCCCGCTACCCTCTTCCTGTCTCTGGAACCCCTCTCCAATTCGTGCCGCACTGCAAATATCTCGGTGTAATCATTGACAAACGCCTGTCATGGTCCCACCACATCAAGGCAGTCTCGGCCAAGACGTCCAACTTTGCGAACGTCCTGCGACGGGTCTCTGGACTGTCGTGGGGTCCGTCTTGTGGCGACCTGCGCCAAGTACACCACTCCCTCGTGTTAGGCCTGCTGCGCTACAGCCTCCTGGTGTTGCAGGGCCTGAGTAGGACTGGCGAGCGTGAGCTCCTCAATATTCAGGCCCGCAGCCTTCGAGTGTGTCTGGGCTTGCCTAAGACGACCGAAACATACTCAGTCCTTGCGGAGGCACGTGAACCACCTGCAAACATTCTGCGTGACAGGGAGACCCTTCCAGTCTACACGCGGATCCTAACGCGGCACCCCTTCCACTATCTCCGACTCATAGGAAGTGACTACCCCGACTCTGcctttggtggcgctgtcgactGCCTGCGGGTGGTTGTGCCCCAGCCCTCTTGTACCGTGTCCTTTGCCCCTCCTTTGTGGGCCCTCGACCGGCCCTTCGTGTGCTCCACTATCCCCGGCCTTGGGCGAAAGAATGACACGCCTTCCGTTGTCGCACGTCAGCTTGTCCTGGAGCACCTCTCCACGCTACATAACCAGCGGCTAGCTGTTTACACCGACGAGTCGGTCGTACCTGACAGAGCGAACCTGAACAGAGCGAACCTCTCGCCACAGGGAAACTGGTCCATCTTTACGGATAGTAAGGCAGCGTTTGAGGTCATCAGCTCACACGGATCCCAGACGATCAACGACCTCCACGCAATGACTATCTCGTCATACAACTCCGTTCTCGCCTCCGGTCATACCGTCTGGctccagtgggttcccagccacatagGCCTCCCTGGGAATACTTGTGCCGACGTTGCTGCAAGGCGCGCGCATAGCTGTGGCAGCCCCATCGCAAACCTACCGCTCACGGCATCAGCTTGCCTCCTTCAAATCCGTCGATGGTCTGCCTCTGAAACCCGCCACTTCATTGCAGACGCTATTCCATGTAACACCTTTCTTCAAGCCATCGACCCCGCGATGCAACTTTACCTCACCCAACACCTCACCAGGGCCGAGGAAACCCTCCTTCATCGCCTTCGCCTTAACGTCGCCTACACTCCGTCACTCCTGCACAAGATGGGCAGACGCGGCAACGCAAACTGCGATGCCTGCGGCGCCATCGCTGACGTAGCCCAGCTCCTGCTAACGTGCCCGACGTTCTCGGCGCCCCGTGCCGCCCTCGCCCGATGCCTCCAAGGCGACGCCTCCGACGGCCACCCCCTCTCGCTCGCTACACTCCTCGGGCCTGTCCCGCGCCCTGGGCAACGGGATGTTACCAAGGCACTCTTCGAGTACCTCAAGGCCACCGAAATGATGACCACCCTCTGA